ATAATATAGCCTCCGGCGGCAATCAAAAAAAGAACACCTGTCACAATGGCGATGGGAAGATACCGTTTCTGCAATGCATAACCCTCTGGATTTTAGGCGTAATACAATTTCATAGCTGAAAAGGGGGTGAAAAGTCCACTCCATAATTAAATGGAGTGGACTGTTATATACTTTTCGCGCTGTTTTGAGAGGGATGCGGTTTATTTTCTGATGAAGATATACGTGAGAGATTGTGCCACAAGCAAGGCGACACCAAGCCACCAGAAAAAGAGGGTGAGTTGTGTGGTAAAGCAGACGTAAACGGCCTTGGCTGCAATATCCAGAGGTAGGGCGTTGACAAAACTCAGTAAATCGATTCCGAACAATGAGTGAAGTACATCGAGAAGAGTTACAGACGGCCACGCCTTGAAAATGACCCAGGACACGCTCTGGTAGGCAAGAGTTATCAGACAGCCGACCCAGGCCAGGATTCCAATATTTTTGAGCATAGAGTCCATATATATAATTGCTCGCAGGATTTCCATGAAATATTTTGGTAGATGTGGGAGGATGAGCAGTATGGATATAGTCTCCGGTGACAGAGTTGTTCTTGAATTTTCCACCTTTGAAGATCGTTTTCTCGGCGTGGTGTCTACTGTGACG
The genomic region above belongs to uncultured Pseudodesulfovibrio sp. and contains:
- a CDS encoding potassium:proton antiporter, producing the protein MLKNIGILAWVGCLITLAYQSVSWVIFKAWPSVTLLDVLHSLFGIDLLSFVNALPLDIAAKAVYVCFTTQLTLFFWWLGVALLVAQSLTYIFIRK